In the genome of Raphanus sativus cultivar WK10039 chromosome 9, ASM80110v3, whole genome shotgun sequence, the window AGGCTACTgttgcttaattttttttcatcttgTTATATATCGGTTTATATGATTACAATAAGGTATAATTGTTCTATGTAATCTAGGATAATATTTGACTGATTTTTGTATTTTGCTATATAGTTGcaatatatattagtcattttaGTGGTCAAGAAATTATTCCTGCTAGTCAGGAAGAATCTAGATTGCAAGTCTTAAGGGAAACCAGTTTGTTAAGTTATAATTCAGATGAGTTTTTAGCCGAGGAAAAAGATGCTATATTCAGTGATGACGATTCTTTAGTCAGCGATGATGATGCTTCAGTCTGTAATTTCAATGAAGAAGAGGACATAGGCAACAATGACGATTATCTTCAGACTGAAGATAATGATGGTTTAGAGGTAAACAATGAAAATCAGAAGAAATATGAACTCTATATTGAAATGGAGTTTAGTTCCGATGAGTTTGCATATAAATCTTATATAAAGCATGGAGGAAACCATGGTTTCTATATAAGGAGACAATAAACTTCGATATTGTCTCTACAAACAGGTCAATATGAGGGAGCAGAAAACTATCTTTCAGATATGCTTTGTTGAGGTCTTTAAAAAGATACAGGTTTTCCACTtcctgtttttatttttacggATATGGAATTGGCTCTCTAATTGTTATGGTAGTGTGTAAACAATGTTGATAGTGTACTTTCAAGTGGCAGTGGCAGAATGCAATATCTAAACCGGCATTAATAGTGGCTTACTTCTGGAGGGCAGAGTGCAATATCGCACACGATTAAGAGCAGTTTACTCACGGGGGCAAAACCTGATAAACATCTTAAAACCTCAGGGTTAAATAAAGGATATACCCTAAAACCTCTGATTCAATAAAAAGATACGCCCTAAGACCTCCGGGTCCAAAAAACTACATCCTAAAATCTTTAGATTCAATGAAAGGATACATCCTAAGATCTTCAGGTCCAAAAGAGTTTTGTGCTAAAACCTTCGGGTTTAATGAATGATACTTCCTCAAATCTCCGGGTTCAACTTCTGAATTCCTGGACGAAAGTCTATACGACCTCCAGGTTCCTAGACGAAAATCCATCCAACCTCCGAGTTCCTGGACAAGAGTCCTTGCAATTTCCGAGTTCCTGGACGAAAGTCCATATAACTTCTGGTATCCAACCTCTGGATTCCAAGACAAAAGTTCATCCGACCTCCAGATTCCTGGACGAAAATCTAAACACTATTGACAGCGGCCTACTTTCAATTGATCTACTTCTGGGTGTAGAGTGCAACATCTAAACAATGTTGTTAATGGCCTATTTCTAAATGGCAGAATGCAAAATCTAAATCGACATTGTGGTTTACCTCCGGTGCAGAGTGCAATATCGCACACGATTAAGAGCAAATTACTCACAGTAGAAAAGCTCGATAAAACATCCTAAAACTTCTAAGTTCAATAAAGAAATACGCCTTAAAACCTCCAAGTCCAAAAAAACTACATCCTAAAACCTCCAGATTTAATAAAAGTACATGCCGTAAAACCTCCAAATCCAAAAGAGCTAAATCTTAAAATCTTCGGATTCaatgaaaatatagattttaagaCTTCCGGGTCGAAAAGGGTTATGTGCTAAAACTTGGATTGGCAAATACTTTTCATGCGCCACATACGTGGGTCGGGATCGATTCAAATCATGTCTTTAGTATATCAAGCGAAGGTGCTGTTATTTTcctgttattttcttttcttccatGTCAAATTTAAGCCTGTTACATCTGTCTTGGTTGGAATTGTTAATTGTTTATCTGGACCGTTGGGTCTGACAAGTAAACTTATGGGTAAATAATATGATGAcgatattttaatgatatttattcaatttgttttgttttatgagCAATTCACCCtagatttattaatatataaaataaaaataaaaaaatttctttttattgttcCAAATTACATTTTTCGAATactgattttatatatattctttttacaacaaaaaaaattattttattttgtttaaaatatcgTTTTGAAATTAAGAAAtactttttgaaataaaaagaaTACAATTTTGGAGTTTAGATTTTCCGgaaaatttaagataaattgaaaatattctccAAATTTAAATAAGCgaatataaattgataaaaatcAAAGATGAAATTGATTTCGAGGGGGATTCAGAAGCTAAAATATTGTAGCATCAGATGCACATAGCATAAATCAGATCAAGTGTTGGATTAGATTAATTGCTTCATCATTATCGCCGTCCTTGTgcattcaataaaataaaaaaatcacaaaacaagcttgcaaaataaaatactttGGGAAGAAGGAGATGACTCAGTGGTGGCTAGTAATATTAGGTTCGATTCTGCCAGCAAGTTACTTCAGCTGAACTCAGAAGAGGGAGCGTTATATCCTCATCGTCATCTCCAATCACCCAAACATTAAAACGTAAAACGATTTCAAAATCAAACCGATTCTTAATTGATGAAAACAGGTAATTAGTAGTAttgaagaaaaaactaaaattcaaaactCGAATTGAATATAAGAGAAGGCTCAGTTCAGCGGGATTATCGACACAGAAACGAATCTCCAATTAAAAGAAGAAACGACTCATTCCGGTCTGTTGAGCTTGATATTTCCGAGTCATCACTGCCCCCATTTTAATCgaaaaattattaaagaaacGAAACTATAAATAGAGAATTCTTGACGATCAGAAAAAAACCCTAAATAGATAGACGCAGCAACTGATGATTTTGAGATTGAAGGGCGATTGCTGTGTAAATATATAGTGATGATAGTTAGGGTTTCTCTGGGTCACTGTGGAGGCCCATTTTAAGCCCATTAGATTTGTTCCCGGATGTTCAGGGTTTAAATTCGGTTCgagtgttgacaaaaaaaaaaaagttcggtttgatttaaaaagggtggtttttggtttatttcGGTTCTATTTGGGATGGAATTGgaatatttggttttttttactcgtctttgttattttcttttgattgaCCGGCGGCCGCGGCGATGGACGCACTGAGAGCTTCATACGGTGACTCTTCATCGGACTCCGATACTGATGATCTTTCTCCGGCCGCTGCAAATCCCGGCGAGGAATCAACCTCTGTTAAGCACGAGAAGGAGACGATCTCGTTGCCTCCTCCGCCGCTTTCGCTTCTCGATTCCATTGGATCCACAGGTGATGATGATGCTGCTCACTGATTGTTCTTCAATCTAACTCATACGaatcacgttttttttttgttttataaaatgtctcAGGCTCTTTGGATGTCTACTCAACGGAGAGTGTGACTCGAGTAAGGAACTTTCCTCACGTCCATGGAAACTACGCCTTGCACGTTTACATCCCTGGTAATCACTCTCGTCTCAAGCTTCTTCAATTCTCAAGTGGTTGGTTGTTTAGTGTAtcacttttctttctttctttactcatgctacttttttttttgtttgtgattttagtttttataccTCAATTGGCGAAGAAGGAGATTGCGTGTGTTTTAAAGAGGGTTGCATCACTTGTTCCTCATCTTAATTTGGTGGAAGCTGATGTTCCACTCAGCATTCTTTGCAACGATGACCAGAAGCTTGACCAAGCTTTGGGGAGAGAGTTCCACATAAGCTTGGGAAGAAGCGTTCCTCTtcgtgttcatcaaattaactCTGTGGTTTCTATGCTTAGGCAAAAACTTCAGTTACACAAGAGGTATTAAACATCGTTCCTTGTCTACTACCATATGAAACCAGTTTGATTGTATACGATGTTTATGAATtgtctcctcttcttctctttttttcgaTAGATACTGGATCGATTTTAATAAGTGGGAAGTCTTTGTGAATGACGACTGTACTCGCTCTTTCCTTTCTTTGGAAATCACCACTTCTGGACTTTCCGAGGTATCATCCTGTACAACAAGATTTACCTTGAATGTGTTGCCTTTTTGTATACTCAGTTCTCATATCTCTCATTCAGATAAGCAAGCAAATTGATGCTGTTAATGAAGtttacaagcttcacaatcttccAGAGTTCTACAAGGTccattttccttttctatttacAGTACTACTTTACCTAGTAAGCTTAATGGTAGTTTATTATTCTGCAAAATGAATTCATTGTCACCAACACTTAACCCATCGGTTCTTCTGCTTCAATTTGTTATATAGGATCCGCGACCACATATCTCCTTGGTCTGGGCATTGGGTGATATTAGAACTTCCCTAAAGGTAGCTGTTGACGGGGAACTGAAGAAGCTTAGAGCTGGTGCTTGTCTGCCGAATCGTATATTCACCTCTAAATTTTCTGGAATCGAGTGTAAGATAGGAaacaaaatacacaaaatatgtAAACTCCCAGATGAATAATATATCTTAGTTATTATACCTATCAGGTATATGCATTTGTAACGACATAGAAGCAAAGAGAATTGGCTTTATAACTTATATGTCTGTCTGATACAGTGCAGCAACGGCCTTGTGTTTAAGAAAAGATAAATATTGAAGTGGCTTTTATGTTACAAAACCCTCTTCATGAAATATTCTGTACTGAAGTTAAATCAACAGATTTTCTTTGGAACTGAGTTCCTGCATTGACCCAGGACGCCAATAAGCTTCTCGCAGCGAGGATGGAGGTGATGAGAATACAATAAAGCTTGATACTATCAGGTGCAACCCTGGCCATAGCCGTGTTGTGAGAGAAGTATAGAGCACGCATACAGACCTGAAGCTGGAACCGCAATGGGAACCCAAGTGTGAGAATGTTGATAATAGAAAACCCAATTGTGTTAAAGAACACAAACATAGTGAAAACAACTCCATTAAAGCTCCCCATCTGTGTTAAAACTCAACAACAACCTCAGTTAATTATAAGTCTGTAAATGAATCAGATATCATAATTTCAACATAATAAATTGCTGGTCCATAAGCGAGAATATGCAATCACTGAGACTATTTACATATCTGTTTCAGGAAGCTTATGAATGTACGAAATTCCATAAATCTTCTCCGTTCTGCATCTTCTCATTGTAATTAAGAAGAGAcatttgtttgttgttgttatttTGGGAagatagtcaaatataaaacaaagaCACCTAAAAAGACTCCTAAAATCCTATAAAAACACCTTTAATCTCTCAAGTTCTTTTTCCTGTCGATGAACCCTTTTTTTCCAGGGGAGTTTAATCAAAACCATATCCATGATGCTACTACAGCTGTTGAAACTATCAGATATCTTTGCTTCTAAAGACCAGGAATTGCCTCCAGGTTGTACTTCTCTTCACCTTTTTGGGTTTCACCTTCTCGGCTCTCTGGAGACGGTTTCGGCTTCTCCAATGCATCTAGAGTGTGGAGATACGTATAGGAAGAACTCTGACTGATTTTGCTACTTGGATTGCTTATTTGACTAGCAAGAAACCGACGGATGAGTCCTCTCAGAAACGGAGCCAATGTATCAGGCTCATGTTCTAGGTAATACATGATTCCTCCCATACATCCACAGAATACAGCAACCTGATTTCATTAAAGTTCTATTGTTCAAAGGGGAAGAAAGTTTGAAACAAGAATTGTTGTTGAATTATACCTCGGCGTTTTTAATATTGGGAAGAATGTGGCGGTTAACAAGTATCTCCCACAGAGAATCTCCTGCACGGGGAAGTACATATAGAGCAAGCTCAGAGCGTCTTGGTTTTTTCTCCAGCATAACCGAAAGAGCAGCTACTCCACCCCCAAACCAGTAAACGAGCTTGTGGTCCTTGGATGCAACTTTTCGATGGGCACATATGAAAGCCTAGTGCAAAATGGAGAGACGCAAATGGAAGTGTTTTACGAAACTAACTTGTGTGAAATGAAAAGAGACGAGCAAAATATCAAGATCAGCTACCTGAAAAATCCCAACAAAAGCAGACAAGAAGGAAGTGGATCGAACTGAATCTCTGATTGCATGCCAAGATGTCCGGTAAGGAGAAGCCATGAACTGAAAGTGTAGTAGGATGGCAAACACACATTTATCTCTGACTAGAGCATAAACCAATAGGATTCTAAAAGACTCCTTACCTTTTGCAGGTGTAGGACGACATATGGGACAAAAGTCAGGGAGAAGTACAAGGGAAAAGTTTTCTTGAATGTAGCAGACATTGCATTAGCATTTTGAGCCAGACAAGAATTAGTGTGGGGATGAATAGCTGAACAAGGGATGATGGAAGCAAACTCTTCGACCTTCACATCACTGGCTTCGTTTTTACTAGAAATATAGGCTGATAAGGAGGCTACATCGATCGGACCTCCTCTGCAGCATTCTCTTACAGCCTGGTAGACAGGCCTTGCAACTGGACCTGTCTTCTGAATAAATTCTCTATATGATTTCGGCAAGGTTTCAGGACGCATTATAAATGCATACATAACCTGCACCCAACAGAATTAGCACAACTCAAtcagaaataaatataataagtaaaaGCTTATCTTTTCCATTTACATGAACTTATACACTAGATATCATCAACTACTTCAGACTACTAGGACacgcaagaaaaaaaatacctgGGAACAAGCAAGAGAAAAAAGTAAAGAATCTCCATGTTTCCAATGGCTTCCCCAAAGATGGAACTTGTTCTTTGACTTTGCGGAATTGTAAGCGGCCTGTTCACAAGAAGGAAGATGAGACTCTCAAAGATACTTAGTGATTAAATGAATCTATGATTAAACCTGGCCTAATCTAGCCAAGAGGTAGAGAGCAAGTGTGCGACGCTGGTTGGAATCATCTAAAGCGAGAACCGACAAACCCGCAATTGAACCTGCTAAAACTCTGCTCCACCCTTAATCAAACAGCACAAGTaaatgaatacaaaaaaaaaacaaaaaaaaacttacgaaTTAAATGGCGTCTCTTGCTTTCTCCACTTCCTCAAACAGCATCTAAGTGCGTGATAGGAGCCGGTAAAGCCACCAAAGAGTAAACCAATACGACATGCCTCTTCCCTAACTATCAAATCTTTCTCTGACACTAGTTGCTGCAAAACCATATAACGACTGTAGCTGAAAATCAATCATCTCACAAGTGCGTCTAATTCGATTCTTGCTGACCTTGAGATCGAGCAGGGATGAATAAGACTGCCCTCTGGCGAGCTTGAAGGCGCGGAGAAGGATTCCGATCCCTACTCTGACGCCGTACGAGAGGAGAAAGCTCTGGCAGAGATTGCCTATGGCATTGGCGACGCAGGAGACGTCAGCGTGATCGCAGAGATCTGCGTGAGATCCACGCGCCGCCGAACGCTGTCTACGATGAAGCTCAGCCATGGCTTCGCGTAGCCTCTCCTCCGCCTCACGGAGCCGGTTCTCAGCCTCCGCGCTGTCCAGGGACAGAGGAGGAGAATCCAAAGGCGGCTTGGAGAAGGACGAAGGCATCGATGATTGCAGCAATtcagagaagaaagaaatgaaTCAACGTTGGGAGTAGGGATGTTAATACGGGCGGCCCAGGCCCGTTTAGACCCTGCCCATTTAGAGCCCTGCCCGTGGTCAACTGTCGCCCGTTTAAAGCCCTGCCCGTCGAAACCCGTTTAAATGTGACCCGTTTACAATTGTGATGCCCGTTTAGACCCGTGaacccattttttttttttttctaattacagtttactgaatttttaataacattaaaccttatattttttttgaatgttGCTGTctttaattatttcttttattgttattgtttcttttttttaaatacagtttTAGTTATCTTAAGATATGATATTGTGTATttgatacatatttaaaatctgtAGTTTATctaatacatatttaaaatctgcaaatacataaaatctaaaacttAGAAAGTGGAATACAACAAACCATAGAGAATCTAAAAGTACATAAAGATTGTATCTGAAATTTAACGACCAGACCTTACAAACAACAGAACTAAAAACAGAACTAAAAAATAAACAGTCATGGATAGAAACAAGACATAAACCAACTTCTTCCTAGTTGACAAACCAACGACCTCTCTTAATCTCAAACTAACGACCTCTCTTGATCTGCAAAGAAACCAAAAGCAACCAAATTTATCAATGATCCAAAAGCAAAAGCAACCAAACTTATAAGACAGTGAATATCAATGATCCAAAAGCAACCAAACTTATACAAATGGTTCATTCAGACAAGACACAACAAGGTTACCTCTTCACTGTGTGTCACAGTCTATGACACGCTCATGCTCATGCTCATTCTCATGACATGTTTGATTCTCCTGACCTTGAACTTTCTGCTCCTGAGTTACTTGTTGTTTTTCCAGTGCCAGTGCCATCAGTATCCTCTTCAATGGTACCTATAGTTTAAAATGTAAGTACCAGAATCATTTAGCTATAAAACTGTTCTTGCAAAATTTCTTAATTCACCTTCAAATTCTGCAAATCCTCGAAGCCAATTGCGAGCACAAAGCAAGGCTTGAACATGTTTAGGAAGAAGCATGTTTCGGTATGGAGTCAAAATTCTACCACCAATACTAAAAGCCGACTCAGAGGCGACTGTAGTAAGAGGAATGGTAAGCAAATCCCTCGCCATGTCAGCTAAATCACTCAGTCGATGATGATTCTCTTTCCAAAAGCCTAAGACATCCAAGTTTGGATAATTTCTTCTGTTTACTCTTGGCTCCtctaaataaatatctaaatgtGACTTTGGGTTGTCCACACCAGCTGCAATGCTTCTTTCTAACTCAAAAAGATCCTATACAATGAAGCTTCATatcaataactaaaaaaaatcatataacaaTAGTATGGAAGATTGAAGTGAAGATTGAGATTTACTTACATTATCATATTCTTCTTCTAGTGGTGATTCATTCACTATCTCATATGGAGTTtgtgaagatgaagaacctgaTGAGCTTGCCCACTTTCTAGCTTGATAGTCTTTGTAGAGATTCTCCAAGTTTTCCTTAAGCGATGTGATCTTTAAAACAGCAGTAGTAGGATCCACAGCTTCATAAGCTTTTTCAATAACCTCAATCTTCATTCTCGGATCTAACACAGCTCCCATAGCGAGAATCATATTATAATCCTCCCAGTACTTACTGAATTTAGCTTGCATTGGCTGAATCATTCCTCTTATCCCATCATCATCACAGTGAGCATATTTTAGCTCCTCGGTCCCAGTCAGCGGCTGAAGGCAATGTCTTATAGTGGGTGTCAAAAGAGGCCATGCTTTCAAAAGCTGCTCTGAACTTTAATGCCCGGACTAGCATATCGTATGTAGAGTTCCATCTAGTTGAAACGTCAAGTGATAGACCTGCTCCACCCGTGATCCTAGGCCTAACTCTCTCAACACAAGCAGCAAAGGACTGTATCCTTTGTGGAGATGCCTTTACGTACCTGACACTTTCCCTAATGTCATGTAAAAGGTTCTTTGCTAACTCTAACCCATCTTTCACTATCAGATTTAGGATGTGAGCACAACATCGCACGTGCATGAACTTCCCATCACATAACAAACCACTGCCACTCATCATCTGAAGCTGCCCTTTAAGTATTCTCAGCATACTATCATTGTTGGTCGCATTATCTAAAGTGAAAGAGAATACTTTTTTCTCCAAACCCCAATCCTTCAAACACTCAATGATCGTGCTAGCAAGTTCCCCACCAGTGTGTGGACACCTCGCAACGCAGAAGGCTAAGACCTTATTGTTCAACCTCCAGTCATCATCGATGAACGAGGCAGTCAGACAGAGATAACCCATGGTAGTGGGACGAGCTACCCACAAATCAGAAGTAAAGCAAACTCTACCCTGATGCTTTGCAAACACATTCCTAAgcttttccttttctatttcATACCTTCTAAAGACATCAGCGACAGCAGTTCGTCTACATATTGGTTTACAATCCGGATTGAGATACAAATCCCTAGCTCTAACCTTCTCATACTCAGCATATCTAAATGGCAAATCATGATAGATAATGATCTCGCTAGTCATCTCTCTATCAATCTGATGATCATATGCAGGCCTATCTACCGCTTTAGGCTTTTCTGGACAAGTGTCTAAATGGCGACTCAAGTGATGTGTACCATGTGTTCTAGTATTGATCACTAGCTTTTTACCACAATAATTACACTGACCTCTTTCCTTGCCATCACTTTCAACCCCAACAGATGTAAAATCCTCCCAGACTTTAGAAGTTAAACGTCTCTTACGTGGTTGTCGACCTTGTGGTTGTGTCGCTTGAGTTGTTCCAGCAGCTTGTGTGTCACCTTGTTCTGGTTCTTGCATTTCTGTTTCTCCTTCTCTCATCGTATTTTCCTCATTCAAAGCATCTTCTTCATTCAAAGCATCTTCTTCATTCATGTCCATGTACTCTCTTTGAGCATCAAGGATTGCAATTGTGTTGAGACTCTCTAAATCCATCCTGAAAAGTGAAAATAAATGACAAATAAGTAATCTGGTTGAACACacacaattcaaaaaaaaaaagataatcaaaCACAGAACAATACAAAGATAATCAATTAAGTTCAACACCAAGCAAGCCTAATATGCATTAATGAGACAATTCATCTGATGGTAAAAAAAAATGGGTTTGTCCAAAGACTAGAAATATTTGAAGGTACAACGCAAACACAAAAGAACCCTTGACAGTGGCTAACAAACCAAGGTACTTAGTGACAGGAAAAAGGTGAGATACGCTTGACTGATCTAGAAACTGTAAATCCGACCAAAGATCCGAAATTTAAACTAACCCATGTACATTAAGCACAAAACGAATAAGGAGGTCAAAAGATTGTAATAAGGAACGGAAAAGAAACCAAGTTCGGAcacaaataaaaccaaattcgGACACAAGTTACAGAACTGTAAATCCAAACAAAGATCCGAAATTTAAAACAACCCACGTACATTAAGCACAAAACGAATAAGGAGGTGAAGAGATCAGAACCGAAACTCACGAACCAGAGactgaaagagagaaagaggttTCTCTTAATGAAGAAAACGAAGAGACCCACCACAAATTCAAGAGGTTTCACGAAAGAGGTTTCTCAATTTGAGATTCATCGAcacagagagaagagagagagacggcAAACTAGATTAGTTTTGAGATAAGGAAACCTAAGATAAAACTACGTAGTTTCAcatattctgaaaaaaaaaaaaaattaatgggcACCCTTTTATTCACGGGTAAAGCCCGTTTAATAAACACTCTTAAAGGGCGGCCCGTAATGAACCCGTTatgacattttttatatataaacggGTACGGGTTCCGCCCGTTTAAGTAAAGCCCGTCAAGCCCGCGGGCTTCGAGCCCGTTTAAACATCCCTAGTTGGGAGTAGTGACGGAGAAGCGATTAGGATAATCCCATGACACGtcatcatattttaatttatctttttttcctGCAGCAAATCCTTCAAAACGGTGGCACGTGGTGAGGCGAGGCGTCTCTTCCACCCAAGATCTCTCTTCGTAACCGGCAGTGAAACGATTGGAGGAGAAAAAATGATAGCGAGTGAAAGATGGTGTGACTTCTGATTCTTAGCAATATGTGCCAAGGCTCATGATGTCGGCGTAGTCAACCGGTAGAGTTAACCTTACAACGGCATGTGTCAGAGGCTCTGCATCTCTGCACTGTTGGAAGCTTTGGATTTGCGGTGCCTACTACGTTCGCTGTTAAAGTCCGCCTTTTCA includes:
- the LOC108828314 gene encoding uncharacterized protein LOC108828314 isoform X1, with the protein product MDALRASYGDSSSDSDTDDLSPAAANPGEESTSVKHEKETISLPPPPLSLLDSIGSTGSLDVYSTESVTRVRNFPHVHGNYALHVYIPVFIPQLAKKEIACVLKRVASLVPHLNLVEADVPLSILCNDDQKLDQALGREFHISLGRSVPLRVHQINSVVSMLRQKLQLHKRYWIDFNKWEVFVNDDCTRSFLSLEITTSGLSEISKQIDAVNEVYKLHNLPEFYKDPRPHISLVWALGDIRTSLKVAVDGELKKLRAGACLPNRIFTSKFSGIECKIGNKIHKICKLPDE
- the LOC108828314 gene encoding uncharacterized protein LOC108828314 isoform X2, with protein sequence MDALRASYGDSSSDSDTDDLSPAAANPGEESTSVKHEKETISLPPPPLSLLDSIGSTGSLDVYSTESVTRVRNFPHVHGNYALHVYIPVFIPQLAKKEIACVLKRVASLVPHLNLVEADVPLSILCNDDQKLDQALGREFHISLGRSVPLRVHQINSVVSMLRQKLQLHKRYWIDFNKWEVFVNDDCTRSFLSLEITTSGLSEVSSSSKLMLLMKFTSFTIFQSSTRIRDHISPWSGHWVILELP
- the LOC108828315 gene encoding uncharacterized protein LOC108828315, translated to MPSSFSKPPLDSPPLSLDSAEAENRLREAEERLREAMAELHRRQRSAARGSHADLCDHADVSCVANAIGNLCQSFLLSYGVRVGIGILLRAFKLARGQSYSSLLDLKQLVSEKDLIVREEACRIGLLFGGFTGSYHALRCCLRKWRKQETPFNSVLAGSIAGLSVLALDDSNQRRTLALYLLARLGQAAYNSAKSKNKFHLWGSHWKHGDSLLFSLACSQVMYAFIMRPETLPKSYREFIQKTGPVARPVYQAVRECCRGGPIDVASLSAYISSKNEASDVKVEEFASIIPCSAIHPHTNSCLAQNANAMSATFKKTFPLYFSLTFVPYVVLHLQKFMASPYRTSWHAIRDSVRSTSFLSAFVGIFQAFICAHRKVASKDHKLVYWFGGGVAALSVMLEKKPRRSELALYVLPRAGDSLWEILVNRHILPNIKNAEVAVFCGCMGGIMYYLEHEPDTLAPFLRGLIRRFLASQISNPSSKISQSSSYTYLHTLDALEKPKPSPESREGETQKGEEKYNLEAIPGL
- the LOC130499509 gene encoding zinc finger BED domain-containing protein RICESLEEPER 4-like yields the protein MIQPMQAKFSKYWEDYNMILAMGAVLDPRMKIEVIEKAYEAVDPTTAVLKITSLKENLENLYKDYQARKWASSSGSSSSQTPYEIVNESPLEEEYDNDLFELERSIAAGVDNPKSHLDIYLEEPRVNRRNYPNLDVLGFWKENHHRLSDLADMARDLLTIPLTTVASESAFSIGGRILTPYRNMLLPKHVQALLCARNWLRGFAEFEGTIEEDTDGTGTGKTTSNSGAESSRSGESNMS
- the LOC130500054 gene encoding zinc finger BED domain-containing protein RICESLEEPER 2-like codes for the protein MTSEIIIYHDLPFRYAEYEKVRARDLYLNPDCKPICRRTAVADVFRRYEIEKEKLRNVFAKHQGRVCFTSDLWVARPTTMGYLCLTASFIDDDWRLNNKVLAFCVARCPHTGGELASTIIECLKDWGLEKKVFSFTLDNATNNDSMLRILKGQLQMMSGSGLLCDGKFMHVRCCAHILNLIVKDGLELAKNLLHDIRESVRYVKASPQRIQSFAACVERVRPRITGGAGLSLDVSTRWNSTYDMLVRALKFRAAFESMASFDTHYKTLPSAADWDRGAKICSL